In Lysobacter firmicutimachus, one genomic interval encodes:
- a CDS encoding tryptophan--tRNA ligase: protein MTQTRVLTGITTSGTPHLGNYVGAIRPAVAASLTPGVESFYFLADLHALIKVQEPARVQRSTLEIAAAWLACGLDPAKVWFYRQSEIVEIPELSWFLTCVAGKGILNRAHAYKAAVDKNRAEGEDDDAAITAGLFMYPVLMSADILVFNAHKVPVGRDQIQHIEMARDFAQRFNHLYGEHFVLPEAQIEEAVATLPGLDGRKMSKSYDNTIPLFAPREQLKKLIYSIVTDSRAPGEPKSTEGSALFQIYQAFASADETAAMRQAFADGIAWGEAKQALFERIDREIAPLREKYEALMAQPEKIEAILIDGARRVRERYAVASMKKLREAVGLRDLSQASGAAAAETETRRALPVFKQYREADGRFYFKLADGDRVLVQSQGFASPKDAGQLIAALKSGRSDLDALLAAAEPLQPAQREEAAAALAAIVQAEAQAEAAKAGAAT from the coding sequence ATGACCCAGACCCGCGTTCTCACCGGCATCACCACCTCCGGCACCCCGCACCTCGGCAACTACGTCGGCGCGATCCGCCCGGCGGTCGCCGCCAGCCTGACCCCGGGCGTGGAAAGCTTTTACTTCCTCGCCGACCTGCATGCGCTGATCAAGGTGCAGGAGCCGGCGCGGGTGCAGCGCTCCACGCTGGAGATCGCCGCGGCCTGGCTGGCCTGCGGCCTGGACCCGGCCAAGGTGTGGTTCTACCGGCAGAGCGAGATCGTCGAGATTCCGGAACTGTCCTGGTTCCTGACCTGCGTCGCCGGCAAGGGCATCCTCAACCGCGCCCATGCCTACAAGGCGGCGGTCGACAAGAACCGCGCCGAAGGCGAAGACGACGACGCGGCGATCACCGCCGGCTTGTTCATGTACCCGGTGCTGATGTCGGCCGACATCCTGGTGTTCAACGCGCACAAGGTGCCGGTCGGCCGCGACCAGATCCAGCACATCGAGATGGCGCGCGATTTCGCCCAGCGCTTCAACCATCTCTACGGCGAGCATTTCGTCCTGCCCGAAGCGCAGATCGAAGAGGCGGTGGCGACCCTGCCGGGCCTGGACGGGCGCAAGATGAGCAAGAGCTACGACAACACCATTCCGCTGTTCGCGCCGCGCGAGCAGCTGAAGAAGCTGATCTATTCGATCGTCACCGATTCGCGCGCGCCGGGCGAGCCCAAGTCGACCGAGGGTTCGGCGCTGTTCCAGATCTACCAGGCCTTCGCCAGCGCCGACGAAACCGCGGCGATGCGCCAGGCCTTCGCCGACGGCATCGCCTGGGGCGAGGCCAAGCAGGCGCTGTTCGAGCGCATCGACCGCGAGATCGCGCCGCTGCGCGAGAAATACGAAGCGCTGATGGCGCAGCCGGAGAAGATCGAGGCGATCCTGATCGACGGTGCCAGGCGAGTGCGCGAGCGCTACGCCGTCGCCTCGATGAAGAAGCTGCGCGAAGCGGTGGGCTTGCGCGATCTGTCGCAGGCCTCTGGCGCGGCCGCGGCCGAGACCGAGACCCGTCGCGCGCTGCCGGTGTTCAAGCAGTACCGCGAGGCCGACGGACGGTTCTATTTCAAGCTCGCCGACGGCGACCGGGTGCTGGTGCAGAGCCAGGGCTTCGCTTCGCCCAAGGACGCCGGCCAGTTGATCGCCGCACTCAAGAGCGGCCGCAGCGATCTGGACGCGCTGCTGGCCGCGGCCGAACCGCTGCAGCCGGCGCAGCGCGAGGAGGCCGCGGCCGCGCTGGCGGCGATCGTGCAAGCCGAAGCGCAGGCCGAAGCGGCCAAGGCCGGCGCCGCGACGTGA
- a CDS encoding CsbD family protein has protein sequence MNKDIIAGKWTQLKGKAQAKWGDLTDDVFDVAEGNSEYLAGKLQERYGWERERAEKEVRDFGKTLN, from the coding sequence ATGAACAAAGACATCATTGCCGGCAAGTGGACCCAGCTCAAGGGCAAGGCCCAGGCCAAGTGGGGCGACCTGACCGACGACGTGTTCGATGTCGCCGAAGGCAATTCCGAATACCTGGCCGGAAAGCTGCAGGAACGCTACGGTTGGGAGCGCGAGCGCGCCGAGAAGGAAGTGCGCGATTTCGGCAAGACCTTGAACTGA
- a CDS encoding entericidin A/B family lipoprotein: protein MKRLTALLLLALFSMGTLSACNTIAGAGKDVQKAGEKVEETAEKASDGK, encoded by the coding sequence ATGAAGCGTTTGACTGCCCTGTTGCTGCTGGCCCTGTTCTCGATGGGCACCCTGTCCGCGTGCAACACGATCGCCGGCGCCGGCAAGGACGTGCAGAAGGCCGGCGAAAAGGTCGAGGAGACCGCCGAGAAGGCGAGCGACGGCAAGTAA
- a CDS encoding SH3 domain-containing protein produces the protein MRALVVAGYRAQYHDPIAFERGAVVRLGERDSEWPAFVWTTLDDGRAGWAPLDWLRPLDPAVDGTLRAQALRDYDARELDVEAGQRLRLIDELGGWWWAQREDGAQGWVPARNLGTIDDGA, from the coding sequence ATGCGCGCACTCGTCGTCGCCGGCTACCGCGCCCAGTACCACGACCCGATCGCGTTCGAGCGCGGCGCGGTGGTGCGGCTCGGCGAACGCGACAGCGAGTGGCCGGCGTTCGTGTGGACCACGCTCGACGACGGCCGCGCCGGCTGGGCGCCGCTGGACTGGCTGCGCCCGCTCGACCCCGCTGTCGACGGTACGCTGCGCGCGCAGGCGCTGCGCGACTACGACGCGCGCGAGCTCGACGTCGAGGCCGGCCAGCGGCTGCGCCTGATCGACGAGCTCGGCGGCTGGTGGTGGGCGCAACGCGAGGACGGTGCGCAGGGCTGGGTCCCGGCGCGCAACCTGGGAACGATCGACGACGGCGCCTGA
- a CDS encoding dihydrolipoamide acetyltransferase family protein, translating to MSDTKTFLLPDLGEGLPDATIVEWAVKVGDTVRLDDTLVSMETAKAVVEVPSPVSGKVLKLAGGPGDVIVTGTMLAEFQIDPNLPQRADGQDTGHHHGGGHAPAPQAQTASAEPVAPAKAESAERADSGTVVGAMQSSDAVRSEQAVAVGGVKAMPAVRALARKLGVDLSRVRATGADGTVSMDDVKRASADGSAKIGSAPAAAIAPRAAAAAEAPVAAPARSTLSQSGRPMRTQPPGVAATGQPEQLKGVRRNMARVMADAHSKVVPTTLADDADIHAWAPGNDITGRLVRAIVTACKAVPALNAWFDGDKLTRTLHPHVDIGIAVDTDDGLFVPALRNADVLDTRGVREAINRLRAQVEDRSIPASELSGYTISLSNFGMFAGRYATPVVVPPTVAIVAAGKGRHQMTPVMGGFESHKVIPLSLTFDHRACTGGEAARFLKAMIDDLARPN from the coding sequence ATGAGCGATACCAAGACCTTCCTGCTTCCCGACCTCGGCGAAGGCCTGCCGGACGCGACCATCGTCGAATGGGCGGTCAAGGTCGGCGACACTGTCCGCCTCGACGACACCCTGGTGTCGATGGAGACCGCCAAGGCGGTGGTCGAAGTGCCCTCGCCGGTGTCCGGCAAGGTACTCAAGCTCGCCGGCGGCCCCGGCGACGTGATCGTCACCGGCACCATGCTGGCCGAATTCCAGATCGACCCGAACCTGCCGCAGCGCGCCGACGGCCAAGACACGGGCCATCACCACGGCGGCGGTCATGCGCCGGCGCCTCAAGCGCAAACCGCATCCGCCGAACCTGTCGCGCCGGCCAAGGCCGAAAGCGCCGAGCGCGCCGACAGCGGTACCGTGGTCGGCGCCATGCAGTCCTCCGACGCGGTGCGCAGCGAACAGGCGGTCGCGGTCGGCGGGGTCAAGGCGATGCCGGCGGTGCGCGCGCTGGCGCGCAAGCTCGGCGTCGACCTGAGCCGGGTCCGCGCCACCGGCGCCGACGGCACGGTCAGCATGGACGACGTCAAGCGCGCCAGCGCCGACGGCTCGGCCAAGATCGGTTCCGCGCCGGCCGCCGCCATCGCGCCGCGCGCCGCCGCGGCCGCCGAAGCGCCGGTCGCCGCGCCCGCGCGCAGCACCCTGTCGCAATCGGGCCGGCCGATGCGCACCCAGCCGCCGGGCGTGGCCGCGACCGGCCAGCCCGAGCAGCTCAAGGGCGTGCGCCGCAACATGGCCCGGGTCATGGCCGACGCGCACAGCAAGGTCGTGCCGACCACCCTGGCCGACGACGCCGACATTCATGCCTGGGCGCCCGGCAACGACATCACCGGCCGCCTGGTGCGCGCGATCGTGACCGCATGCAAGGCGGTGCCGGCGCTCAACGCTTGGTTCGACGGCGACAAGCTCACCCGCACCCTGCACCCGCACGTGGACATCGGCATCGCCGTGGACACCGACGACGGCCTGTTCGTGCCGGCGCTGCGCAATGCCGACGTGCTGGACACGCGCGGCGTGCGCGAAGCGATCAACCGTCTGCGCGCGCAAGTCGAGGATCGCAGCATTCCGGCGTCCGAGCTCAGCGGCTACACCATTTCGCTGTCCAACTTCGGCATGTTCGCCGGTCGCTACGCCACGCCGGTGGTGGTGCCGCCGACCGTGGCCATCGTCGCCGCCGGCAAAGGCCGCCATCAGATGACTCCGGTGATGGGCGGCTTCGAGTCGCACAAGGTCATTCCGCTGTCGCTGACCTTCGACCACCGCGCCTGCACCGGCGGCGAGGCCGCGCGCTTCCTCAAGGCCATGATCGACGATCTGGCGCGGCCGAACTGA
- the rocF gene encoding arginase — MSRTYPPVSLIGAPTDVGAGHRGARLGPEALRIAGLGEALSARGVDVVDRGNLDGPRNPWQKPVEGYRHLPEVVAWNRLVMDAVGAELKGGRMPILLGGDHCLGLGSITAVARHCRDTGKQLRVLWLDAHADFNTSQVTPSGNIHGMPVSCLCGLGPEPLTHLGGSAPAMRADEIRQIGIRSVDPGEKQLIQQHGLDVYDMRYIDEIGMRRVMEEALEGLDENTHLHVSFDVDFLDPSIAPGVGTTVPGGPNYREAQLVMEMIADSGRLASLDIVELNPILDKRNRTAKLAVDLVESLFGKSTLMRE; from the coding sequence ATGAGTCGTACCTATCCCCCGGTCTCGCTTATCGGCGCGCCCACCGACGTCGGCGCCGGCCATCGCGGCGCGCGGCTCGGGCCCGAGGCGCTGCGCATCGCCGGCCTTGGCGAAGCGCTGAGCGCGCGCGGCGTCGACGTGGTCGATCGCGGCAATCTCGACGGTCCGCGCAACCCCTGGCAGAAGCCGGTGGAGGGCTATCGCCACCTGCCCGAAGTGGTGGCCTGGAACCGGCTGGTGATGGATGCGGTCGGCGCCGAACTGAAGGGCGGGCGCATGCCGATCCTGCTCGGCGGCGACCACTGCCTGGGGCTGGGCTCGATCACCGCGGTCGCTCGCCATTGCCGCGACACCGGCAAGCAATTGCGCGTGTTGTGGCTGGATGCGCATGCCGACTTCAACACCAGCCAGGTCACGCCGTCGGGCAACATCCACGGCATGCCGGTGTCGTGCCTGTGCGGCCTCGGCCCGGAACCGCTGACCCATCTCGGCGGTTCGGCGCCGGCGATGCGCGCGGACGAGATCCGCCAGATCGGCATCCGTTCGGTCGACCCGGGCGAGAAGCAGCTGATCCAGCAGCACGGCCTGGACGTGTACGACATGCGCTATATCGACGAGATCGGCATGCGCCGGGTGATGGAGGAAGCGCTGGAAGGCCTGGACGAAAACACCCATCTGCACGTCAGCTTCGACGTCGACTTCCTCGACCCGAGCATCGCGCCGGGCGTGGGCACCACCGTGCCGGGCGGACCGAATTACCGAGAGGCGCAGCTGGTGATGGAGATGATCGCCGACAGCGGGCGGCTGGCCTCGCTGGACATCGTCGAACTCAATCCGATCCTGGACAAGCGCAACCGCACCGCCAAGCTCGCGGTCGACCTGGTCGAGAGCCTGTTCGGCAAGTCGACCCTGATGCGCGAGTGA
- a CDS encoding sensor domain-containing diguanylate cyclase, with translation MNRARLRLAAVTAWSGPPMPIVPLRPSPFPLLPEPHDESARQSALEGYELLDSVPEAAYDDLVRLAATLCDASAAAIALVDNGRIWYKARHGLGETERLRSQSICSQLIADAEPDRLMVIADTAEDPRFAGLGLKLDGRPLRFYAGAPLMSPDGYALGTLCVLDHRPRELRAAQRDGVAVIARQVQHLFELRRYAIEQRRLLSEREAFALQLESAQADLQRRHELLQHSARHDALTGLLNRSALSQLLGSEDAMEPLRNAAYTLLLVDVDHFKQVNDRYGHLLGDRALRAVGDAVAASIREGDVAVRFGGEEFLVVLPGTHLATASEVGERIRQRLARASLPFALTVSIGIAGGDPARDRPEQVFDRADRALYRAKAQGRDRLAVDEG, from the coding sequence ATGAATCGAGCGCGACTTAGGCTGGCGGCCGTCACCGCCTGGTCCGGCCCGCCGATGCCCATCGTGCCGCTGCGCCCCAGTCCGTTTCCGTTGCTGCCCGAGCCGCACGACGAGTCGGCGCGGCAATCGGCGTTGGAAGGCTACGAACTGCTCGACAGCGTGCCGGAGGCGGCCTACGACGATCTGGTGCGGCTGGCGGCGACGCTGTGCGACGCGTCGGCGGCGGCGATCGCCCTGGTCGACAACGGCCGCATCTGGTACAAGGCGCGCCACGGCCTGGGCGAAACCGAGCGCCTGCGCTCGCAAAGCATCTGCAGCCAGCTGATCGCCGACGCCGAGCCCGATCGGCTGATGGTGATCGCCGACACCGCCGAGGACCCGCGTTTCGCCGGGCTCGGCCTCAAACTCGACGGACGGCCGCTGCGTTTCTACGCCGGTGCGCCGCTGATGAGTCCCGACGGTTACGCCCTCGGCACGCTGTGCGTGCTCGACCACCGGCCGCGCGAGTTGCGCGCGGCCCAGCGCGACGGCGTGGCGGTGATCGCGCGCCAGGTGCAGCACCTGTTCGAGCTGCGCCGCTATGCGATCGAACAGCGCCGCTTGCTGTCCGAGCGCGAAGCTTTCGCCTTGCAACTGGAGTCGGCCCAGGCCGACCTGCAGCGGCGTCACGAACTGCTCCAGCACAGCGCCCGCCACGACGCGCTGACCGGGCTGCTCAACCGTTCGGCCCTGAGCCAGCTGTTGGGCAGCGAGGATGCGATGGAGCCCTTGCGCAACGCCGCCTACACCTTGCTGTTGGTCGACGTCGATCACTTCAAGCAGGTCAACGATCGCTACGGGCATCTGCTCGGCGACCGCGCCCTGCGCGCGGTCGGCGATGCGGTCGCCGCGTCGATCCGCGAGGGCGACGTGGCGGTGCGTTTCGGCGGCGAAGAGTTCCTGGTGGTGCTGCCGGGCACGCATCTGGCGACCGCGAGCGAAGTCGGCGAGCGCATCCGCCAGCGCCTGGCGCGCGCTTCGCTGCCGTTCGCGTTGACGGTGTCGATCGGCATCGCCGGCGGCGATCCCGCGCGCGACCGGCCCGAGCAGGTGTTCGACCGCGCCGACCGCGCGCTGTACCGGGCCAAGGCGCAGGGCCGCGACCGGCTCGCGGTCGACGAAGGTTGA
- a CDS encoding VOC family protein codes for MAHRSRLAGFIIDCETGEIDQAAEFWSRALGLARVEQAYDGDGAQYAPLAEGPAGLNIEVQMVDHPSRVHLDIESDDIDAEAARLEALGATRIGFVKRWWVMQAPTGHRFCIVRMKHPERGPAPNVWD; via the coding sequence ATGGCCCATCGCAGCCGCCTGGCCGGATTCATCATCGATTGCGAAACCGGCGAGATCGACCAGGCTGCCGAATTCTGGAGCCGCGCGCTCGGCCTGGCCCGGGTCGAACAGGCCTACGACGGCGACGGCGCGCAGTACGCGCCGCTGGCCGAAGGCCCGGCCGGGCTCAACATCGAAGTACAGATGGTCGATCACCCCTCGCGCGTGCACCTGGACATCGAAAGCGACGACATCGACGCCGAGGCCGCGCGCCTGGAGGCGTTGGGCGCCACGCGCATCGGCTTCGTCAAGCGCTGGTGGGTGATGCAGGCGCCGACCGGGCACCGGTTCTGCATCGTGCGCATGAAGCACCCCGAGCGCGGCCCGGCGCCCAACGTCTGGGACTGA
- a CDS encoding alpha-ketoacid dehydrogenase subunit beta, protein MNAATQAKIDTAQPVATPAAITLIEAITQALAYEMRHDDSVLVLGEDVGVNGGVFRATAGLQQQFGPERVLDTPLDETTIAGLTVGLAAQGMKPIAEAQFDGFVYPMLDHIICHAARFRHRTRGRLSCPMVLRVPWGGGIRAPEHHSEANEALFTNVPGLRVVLPSSPARAYGLLLAAIRDPDPVIFMEPKRIYRQYKEVVADDGEALPLDVCYVLRDGSDITLVSWGAQVKETLEAADKLAGEGISAEVIDVATLKPLDFATIAESVAKTGRCVIVHEAPKTAGFGAEIAARLAEESMYDLLAPVERVTGYDTHIPLFRLEMKYLPSVDKIVAAAKRALGHG, encoded by the coding sequence ATGAACGCCGCCACCCAAGCCAAGATCGACACCGCGCAGCCGGTCGCCACCCCGGCGGCGATCACCTTGATCGAAGCCATCACCCAGGCGCTGGCCTACGAGATGCGCCACGACGACAGCGTGCTGGTGCTGGGCGAGGACGTCGGCGTCAACGGCGGCGTGTTCCGCGCCACCGCCGGCCTGCAGCAGCAGTTCGGCCCCGAGCGCGTGCTCGACACGCCGCTGGACGAAACCACCATCGCCGGCCTCACTGTCGGCCTGGCCGCGCAGGGCATGAAGCCGATCGCCGAAGCCCAGTTCGACGGCTTCGTCTATCCGATGCTCGACCACATCATCTGCCACGCCGCGCGTTTCCGTCACCGCACCCGCGGCCGTCTGAGCTGCCCGATGGTGCTGCGCGTGCCGTGGGGCGGCGGCATCCGCGCGCCGGAACACCACAGCGAAGCCAACGAAGCGCTGTTCACCAACGTGCCCGGCCTGCGCGTGGTGCTGCCGTCCTCGCCGGCGCGCGCCTACGGCCTGCTGCTGGCGGCGATCCGCGACCCGGACCCGGTGATCTTCATGGAGCCCAAGCGCATCTATCGCCAGTACAAGGAAGTGGTCGCCGACGACGGCGAAGCGCTGCCGCTGGACGTGTGCTACGTGCTGCGCGACGGCAGCGACATCACCCTGGTCAGCTGGGGCGCGCAGGTCAAGGAAACCCTGGAAGCGGCCGACAAGCTGGCCGGCGAAGGCATCAGCGCCGAAGTCATCGACGTCGCCACGCTCAAGCCGCTGGATTTCGCCACCATCGCCGAGTCGGTGGCCAAGACCGGCCGCTGCGTGATCGTGCACGAAGCGCCCAAGACCGCCGGCTTCGGCGCCGAGATCGCCGCGCGCCTGGCCGAGGAGTCGATGTACGACCTGCTGGCGCCGGTCGAGCGCGTCACCGGCTACGACACCCACATCCCGCTGTTCCGCCTGGAGATGAAGTACCTGCCCAGCGTCGACAAGATCGTCGCCGCGGCCAAGCGCGCGCTCGGCCACGGCTGA
- a CDS encoding MBL fold metallo-hydrolase has protein sequence MNAASADHGIDTVDTGFHRPAFDAAYLIVERGRAAFVDCGTQHSVPRLLQALGARGLAPADVDWLILTHVHLDHAGGAGALMRQLPNARLLVHPRGAPHMIDPARLVAGATAVYGAEEMARSYGDIVPVPAERVVSAGDGCTVELAGRPLLCVDTPGHARHHLCLWDERSRSWFTGDTFGLSYREFDSARGPYALPTSTPVQFEPEPLKASIRALLARDPAAMRLTHYGPVGDVQRLGAELIVQIDAMVAIARAAQAAGGDRHARLVAQLGDYYVQRVRAHGCALDESQVRTILAVDIELNAQGLQVWLDRG, from the coding sequence ATGAACGCAGCCTCCGCCGACCACGGCATCGACACCGTCGATACCGGCTTCCACCGCCCGGCGTTCGACGCGGCCTATCTGATCGTCGAGCGCGGCCGCGCCGCCTTCGTCGACTGCGGCACCCAGCATTCGGTGCCCAGGCTGTTGCAGGCGCTGGGCGCGCGGGGGCTGGCGCCGGCCGACGTCGACTGGCTGATCCTGACCCACGTCCATCTCGACCATGCCGGCGGCGCCGGCGCGCTGATGCGGCAGTTGCCGAATGCGCGACTGCTGGTGCACCCGCGCGGCGCGCCGCACATGATCGACCCGGCGCGCCTGGTCGCCGGCGCCACTGCGGTCTACGGCGCGGAGGAAATGGCGCGCAGCTACGGCGACATCGTGCCGGTGCCGGCCGAGCGGGTGGTCAGCGCCGGCGACGGTTGCACGGTGGAGCTCGCCGGACGGCCGCTGCTGTGCGTCGACACGCCCGGTCATGCGCGCCACCACCTGTGCTTGTGGGACGAGCGCAGCCGCAGTTGGTTCACCGGCGACACCTTCGGCCTGTCCTATCGCGAGTTCGACAGTGCGCGCGGGCCGTACGCCCTGCCGACCAGCACGCCGGTGCAGTTCGAGCCGGAGCCCTTGAAGGCCTCGATCCGCGCGCTGCTGGCCCGCGATCCCGCGGCCATGCGCCTGACCCATTACGGCCCGGTCGGCGACGTGCAGCGGCTGGGCGCGGAACTGATCGTGCAGATCGACGCGATGGTGGCGATCGCCCGCGCCGCGCAGGCCGCCGGCGGCGACCGCCATGCGCGCCTGGTCGCGCAGTTGGGCGACTACTATGTCCAGCGCGTGCGTGCCCACGGCTGCGCCCTGGACGAGTCGCAGGTACGGACGATCCTGGCGGTGGACATCGAGCTCAACGCGCAGGGCCTGCAGGTCTGGCTGGATCGCGGTTGA
- the pdhA gene encoding pyruvate dehydrogenase (acetyl-transferring) E1 component subunit alpha: MTVAATFEIEYLQYLGADGKPVAEIPAAFKDANVLLPLFKQMLFVRTFDSKAIALQRTGKLGTYAACLGHEATHVGIGASMKPDDVFAPSYREYGAQFMRGVQPREVLMYWGGDERGNDFAGPRKDFAWSVPISTQCLHAAGAALAFKLRKEKNLAVACCGDGGSSKTDFYAALNSAGAYQLPLILCVINNGWAISVPRSAQTGAKTLAQKGLAGGLHCLQVDGNDLIAVLEGMRRAAELARNGGGGSVIEFMTYRLHDHTTADDARRYRDEAEVKDAWTRDPVPRLRAYLTAQGVWNEELEKAWAEECAAKVDVEINAYLETPVQPVEAMFDYLYADMPADLQAQRAEALAQEGRR, encoded by the coding sequence ATGACCGTCGCCGCGACGTTCGAAATCGAATACCTCCAATACCTCGGCGCCGACGGCAAGCCCGTCGCCGAGATTCCGGCCGCGTTCAAGGACGCCAACGTTCTGCTGCCGTTGTTCAAGCAGATGCTGTTCGTGCGGACCTTCGACAGCAAGGCCATCGCCTTGCAGCGCACCGGCAAGCTCGGCACCTACGCCGCTTGCCTGGGCCACGAAGCCACCCACGTCGGCATCGGCGCCTCGATGAAGCCCGACGACGTGTTCGCGCCCAGCTATCGCGAATACGGCGCGCAGTTCATGCGCGGCGTGCAGCCGCGCGAAGTGCTGATGTACTGGGGCGGCGACGAGCGCGGCAACGACTTCGCCGGTCCGCGCAAGGACTTCGCCTGGTCGGTGCCGATCTCCACCCAATGCCTGCACGCTGCCGGCGCCGCGCTGGCGTTCAAGCTGCGCAAGGAAAAGAATCTCGCGGTCGCCTGCTGCGGCGACGGCGGTTCGTCCAAGACCGACTTCTACGCCGCGCTGAATTCGGCCGGCGCCTACCAGCTGCCGCTGATCCTGTGCGTGATCAACAACGGTTGGGCGATCTCGGTGCCGCGCTCGGCCCAGACCGGCGCCAAGACCCTGGCCCAGAAGGGCCTAGCCGGCGGCCTGCATTGCCTGCAGGTCGACGGCAACGATCTGATCGCGGTGCTCGAAGGCATGCGCCGCGCGGCCGAGCTGGCGCGCAACGGCGGCGGCGGCAGCGTGATCGAATTCATGACCTATCGCCTGCACGACCACACCACCGCCGACGATGCGCGCCGCTACCGCGACGAGGCCGAGGTCAAGGACGCCTGGACCCGCGACCCGGTGCCGCGCCTGCGGGCCTACCTCACCGCCCAGGGCGTGTGGAACGAAGAACTGGAAAAAGCCTGGGCCGAGGAATGCGCGGCCAAGGTCGACGTCGAAATCAACGCCTATCTGGAAACGCCGGTGCAACCGGTCGAAGCCATGTTCGATTACCTCTACGCCGACATGCCGGCGGATCTGCAGGCGCAACGCGCCGAAGCGCTCGCCCAGGAGGGCCGCCGATGA
- a CDS encoding SPOR domain-containing protein, translating to MLARALIVLLIALNIGVAAWWVARPAPAVPAEEALPLGVARLRLVGESAAPVAPAASPAPAASPTAPAQPPAAAPKPRESVVPEPAAAAPATDPSAPTPAETALAAQPKPQCYSLGPFADAVAADAARAKLQPLAQKLTTRSQGAASAARGWRVYLPPAASRDAAQATAQRIRAAGFDDLFVMGEGADANGIALGRFRNEDSARKRAASLSQAGFPAQVEALGETAAATWIDVAASASDGDALRRASGAQRWRSLSCSAMG from the coding sequence ATGCTCGCTCGTGCTCTCATCGTTCTGTTGATCGCGCTCAACATCGGCGTCGCCGCCTGGTGGGTCGCGCGTCCCGCGCCGGCCGTCCCCGCCGAAGAAGCGTTGCCGCTCGGCGTGGCCCGCCTGCGGCTGGTCGGCGAATCCGCCGCTCCCGTTGCTCCCGCCGCGTCGCCCGCGCCTGCGGCGTCGCCGACCGCGCCGGCGCAACCGCCGGCTGCCGCGCCGAAACCGCGGGAATCCGTCGTGCCGGAACCGGCCGCCGCCGCTCCCGCGACCGACCCGTCGGCCCCAACCCCGGCCGAGACCGCGCTGGCCGCGCAGCCCAAGCCGCAGTGCTACAGCCTGGGCCCGTTCGCCGACGCCGTGGCCGCCGACGCCGCACGCGCCAAGCTGCAGCCGCTGGCGCAGAAGCTGACCACGCGCAGCCAGGGCGCCGCTTCGGCCGCGCGCGGTTGGCGCGTGTACCTGCCGCCGGCGGCGAGCCGGGACGCCGCGCAGGCGACCGCGCAGCGCATTCGCGCCGCCGGCTTCGACGATCTGTTCGTGATGGGCGAGGGCGCCGACGCCAACGGCATCGCCCTGGGACGGTTCCGCAACGAAGACTCCGCGCGCAAGCGTGCCGCCTCGTTGAGCCAGGCCGGTTTTCCGGCGCAGGTGGAAGCGCTCGGCGAAACGGCGGCGGCGACCTGGATCGACGTCGCCGCGAGCGCGAGCGACGGCGATGCGTTGCGCCGCGCGTCCGGCGCACAGCGCTGGCGGAGCCTGTCCTGCTCGGCGATGGGCTGA
- a CDS encoding M23 family metallopeptidase, which produces MIRSLRPMLTGLSLAVFGLALPTAHAARPAFQMPFPCGQTWYGDTYPGHGLRYAVDLNHKPRPLSDADLGSTVVASAKGVAHTYNPHQGTGYGKLVVIDHGGGWQTYYAHLNSISVANGASVEQGQKIGTLGKTSRPGNNISAHLHYEQRLNGDDQKIVWNGSTIVYDQYEVAYKSRNACSGGGGHAGTVRTSGSPLNVRSGPGTGYSIVGSLANGAAVTIRCQKTGESVTGTYGTSNLWNNVGAAGSNRYIPDAYTYTGSDGRVAPDC; this is translated from the coding sequence ATGATCCGTTCCCTGCGTCCGATGCTGACCGGGCTGTCGCTGGCCGTGTTCGGCCTGGCCCTGCCCACGGCCCACGCCGCCCGCCCGGCCTTCCAGATGCCCTTCCCCTGCGGCCAGACCTGGTACGGCGACACCTACCCCGGCCACGGCCTGCGCTATGCGGTCGACCTCAACCACAAGCCGCGTCCGCTCAGCGACGCCGACCTCGGCTCGACCGTGGTCGCCTCGGCCAAGGGCGTCGCCCACACCTACAACCCGCACCAAGGCACCGGCTACGGCAAGTTGGTGGTGATCGATCACGGCGGCGGCTGGCAGACCTACTACGCCCACCTCAACAGCATCAGCGTCGCCAACGGCGCCAGCGTCGAGCAGGGCCAAAAGATCGGCACGCTCGGCAAGACCAGCCGTCCCGGCAACAACATCTCGGCGCATCTGCACTACGAACAGCGGCTCAACGGCGACGACCAGAAGATCGTCTGGAACGGCTCGACGATCGTTTACGACCAATACGAAGTCGCCTACAAGAGCCGCAACGCCTGCAGCGGCGGCGGAGGCCATGCCGGCACCGTGCGCACCAGCGGCTCGCCCTTGAACGTGCGTTCCGGCCCGGGCACCGGCTACAGCATCGTCGGTTCGCTCGCCAACGGCGCCGCCGTCACCATCCGCTGCCAGAAGACCGGCGAGTCGGTGACCGGCACCTATGGCACCAGCAATCTGTGGAACAACGTCGGCGCCGCCGGCAGCAACCGCTATATTCCCGACGCCTACACCTACACCGGCTCCGACGGCCGGGTCGCGCCGGATTGCTGA